AAATAGACTTCACAATCATAGGCGCAAAACCAGGCAGTCTGCTTTGATTTACTAACCTTCAAGAACCATATCGAAAACTTTTTCTTCGAATGTGAGTACGACATCAAATGTGCCATCTGCAGCATTTTCTTGCCAACGCTGAGGGGCAGTTTTTACTGATAAGTTCCTCTTGAGCATTGGTAATATTCCATTTCGCCGATATCTGTGCAGTTTCAAATATATGAGGCTGAAATACTGAAATATAAGGACAAAAACATTTAAGCTAACATGAGCACGTATATATATGTCCATTGGTTCATTGTGATAACGGTGACATCTGCTCCGAAATATATTACCAGACTTGCTACACCACATAACTTAGATACACACATCTATGATATAATCCAACaaagtactatatatttcttAGTATTTATGAagctacaaattaaaaagccCTTCAGTATTTCATCTCACAGCTAAGCAACTCCCACTAAAAGTGCAGTCAGTTTACATCACAAATTCTCCTATTTTCAGAAGGAAAAATAGGGAAAATCCAGTAATATACCAATATCCGGAACTGCATAAGTTTTCAAACAGACagtatcacaaaaaaaatctactTTTTTCAGGAATGAAAAGTATGGGGGAAAAGGGGTTTTAGCACATGATGAACTAGAATTCGCCGATTTTGGCGCTAATCAACTCCAATCAAGCAAAAATTAGTGAGAAAAGGGAAAGAAGGGGTACAATTCGGGGTCTTTGCGGCGGAGGTCTTCGAACATTTGCTTGTAGGGGGTGCCGAAATCGTAGACGTTGGGTTCTCTAAGGGAGGGGCCGGGAAGCTTAACGTGCTGCCCAGTTCCGTACGAGGCTACGTCGAAGCCCTCTCTCTTGAGCAGCCAGTGCGCCTCCATGCTCCTGTTCTGGTTCGAAGAGCACACCATCGCGTGTCGCAGCTTCATCTCCGATCGATCACTCAATTCACTGATTCACCTTATTTTGCAGTGATTCTAATTTGAAATGCTCAGTTTCGTTATTCAAAACGGGCCGCCCCAATATTACCTGATCCAACAAGGATTTCGGCCCATCATTAATATGTTAGAGATACCCTAACGGCTGTTTGGTGTTTGCTAAATGGCAGAATTGGTGTAAAAACTGGTGAATAATGATGGTTCGGTGTTCCACATTTTTTATGACCAAGGGTTCGCACTGTTGGCCACGACTTTCGGCGTATATAATTATGACCTCCTACTTGGTATTTGAAAACTGCTTCGCTACAGTGAATCGTTAATTGCGTGTCAGATTACCTATTTAACCCGTGAAATTTGACATTTTGGTGTTGGCGCGGTTTATAGGATTGGGTAGTCGGTGGAATTTGTGTGAAATGACAGGGCAATATTGACCAATCACGGCTACAATAGTAGTCAACCCAAACCATCACATCAAATTCTGACACTTATTTCTTGTACACCAATTGATGCAATTGACTTTCATTGTGGTGGgatcatcaaaatataaatatgaccACATTTATTTCTTCCAAGTGGAAATATGGAAGATCGGACAGGccctaagagcatccacaatggatgccctagTGGAAGCCCTAGTGAGAGCCCTAGTggttgccacgtcagcatgctctatctttctgcaatggtGGAGCCCTAGTGCATGAcctatctcttatccacttttcatttcaattttaaatcattgttttttaattttatttttaattactataaaataccaaaatatattattttaaacaccacaaatgTAACATGCCGAaatttcaaaccctaattttagagtcgtaaaattttattgatgacgtgggagaTGTGAATTAATCgatgaatgaatttattgcatgagttctTATAACCGAGTTGTGTCTAGGGTTgcgttggaagtttgaaaagtcaaactcgATGAGTATGACGTGGcttatgaatatttgaattaaaggtgAATTTATGTGgtgatttaattgtttaagggtgagtgagaatattaggaaaatttccataaatactataaccacattatttgatattttcgatCCCTACTATTATTGGAGAaagaattctatttttccggatttaattcatttcttaggatatttatctaaattaaatccaaagcctaattattctctatttctctATGGGAGAAATCGACACCTATATTTGttctaggtgattttcgaaaatcacctaggTTGGGAagaagtaattattttatttgtttaattgat
The nucleotide sequence above comes from Salvia hispanica cultivar TCC Black 2014 chromosome 5, UniMelb_Shisp_WGS_1.0, whole genome shotgun sequence. Encoded proteins:
- the LOC125190221 gene encoding RNA polymerase II subunit A C-terminal domain phosphatase SSU72: MKLRHAMVCSSNQNRSMEAHWLLKREGFDVASYGTGQHVKLPGPSLREPNVYDFGTPYKQMFEDLRRKDPELYRRNGILPMLKRNLSVKTAPQRWQENAADGTFDVVLTFEEKVFDMVLEDLHNRKHVLLKPVLVINLEVKDNHEEAAIGGRLALQLCQEIEAAGNWEECVDDLIMNFERQNHRKLVYSISYY